From a single Lonchura striata isolate bLonStr1 chromosome 13, bLonStr1.mat, whole genome shotgun sequence genomic region:
- the LOC144247091 gene encoding LOW QUALITY PROTEIN: hydrocephalus-inducing protein homolog (The sequence of the model RefSeq protein was modified relative to this genomic sequence to represent the inferred CDS: inserted 1 base in 1 codon), translated as MENLILRFQIYESSQQNIAEVFSSWDRVQGTMQLPMIQKGNKSQPSGENKGLKKTSKPQEKVKKPERERVGQRSLQSSQLGMQSEAAEGAVSDKHVGVPCLDIQVSDPKAMIREILRDGKLPTEDQMLKHLGLRPDGPPLAPAAVLSMVKYPEERLGRAERVEPFTIVAPRGAAVEDNLAKAPNVKGSSAEGQPKTGTAASRDSSLKEKQRSPQDSSATRSKSMLESASNPTEFLRLVFPQWRETMEADDIIFKEYVESTKQFHFGPLLCGKSRDWYKCQNCPSNSEKITILNNSPMNIEVQFSFENAGKAATFLLNSRRMALKPKEKQELTIWAYPTSPGFLQDKLICSIGKNPEPVVFSLCCHGVHVKLEVSPLELSFDKLLLHRTDNRTLVLRNNTLLPVAWQLSGLDDLAEDFPLSRDNGTIDPCSEFEVTVHFKAGQPGSIEKSLQLEVSDTENILGIVQTENIKISAEVYDIPLSIDIPEGPDGSLEFGTINVLDNVKKVLSLKSKGVYNIEYSFMLKDAGPRMQDLASHXTVEPQSGMLTASQSGVNIEMLFHPTSEIVLKNKPILYCQVIDGSSREGGQAVANIPLKVSARAEYSKYSVEPASPTDFGTMIKGTRKSRTLVLKNKGMVNFKFHIRQADEAASALERKSSKQGESAPSATELSTGRKSSSSTQDRLILGMFKVSPCSGSVHPWGQQVIRVECFARQEGIYEEQLYIDITGRDPKDNPLGIPFTLMAESYFPALVKDVKLIFKEYPICSSTNFCHELQSLKGAGLFIRDENKFVFHKVVVGQEAEAHFNIYNASRLPCDVALSIKPLPGEEKNPIESIFKVDPVKMSIAASSYALVKVTFTPPDEQDYDCIIKASLVIPKW; from the exons ATGGAGAACTTGATCCTGAGGTTTCAGATCTACGAGTCGTCACAGCAGAACATCGCAGAGGTTTTCTCCTCCTGGGACAGAGTTCAGGGTACTATGCAGTTACCTATGATCCAAAAGGGAAACAAGTCCCAGCCCTCAGGTGAAAACAAAGGTCTAAAGAAAACCAGTAAGCCTcaggagaaggtgaagaagcCTGAACGTGAACGTGTAGGCCAAAGGAGTCTTCAGTCATCTCAGCTGGGGATGCAAAGTGAAGCTGCAGAAGGGGCAGTCAGTGACAAGCATGTTGGGGTGCCATGCCTGGACATCCAGGTCTCAGATCCTAAGGCCATGATCAGGGAGATCCTGAGGGATGGGAAGCTGCCAACGGAAGACCAG ATGCTGAAACATCTGGGACTGCGTCCCGACGGCCCTCCCCttgcccctgctgctgtgctctccaTGGTCAAGTACCCAGAGGAGCGGCTGGGCCGGGCAGAGCGTGTGGAGCCCTTCACCATTGTGGCACCGCGAGGTGCTGCTGTGGAAGACAATCTG GCCAAGGCCCCAAATGTGAAGGGCAGTTCTGCTGAGGGCCAACCAAAGACAGGTacagcagccagcagagacAGCTCTCTaaaggagaagcagagaagTCCCCAGGATTCCTCTGCAACAAGGTCCAAAAGTATGCTGGAAAGTGCCTCAAACCCCACAGAATTCCTCAG GCTGGTGTTTCCACAGTGGAGGGAGACCATGGAGGCAGATGACATCATCTTCAAGGAATATGTTGAGAGCACAAAGCAATTCCATTTTGGACCGCTGCTGTGTGGGAAATCAAGAGACTG GTACAAGTGCCAGAACTGTCCCAGCAACTCGGAGAAAATAACCATCCTCAACAACTCCCCCATGAACATAGAGGTCCAGTTCTCCTTTGAGAATGCTGGGAAAGCAGCGACGTTCCTCTTGAACTCTCGCAGGATGGCGCTGAAACCAAAGGAGAAGCAG GAGCTGACCATTTGGGCATACCCCACTTCCCCTGGCTTCCTGCAAGACAAACTCATCTGCAGCATTGGGAAGAACCCAGAGCCAGTGGTCTTCAGCCTGTGCTGCCATGGGGTGCACGTGAAGCTGGAGGTCAGCCCCCTGGAGCTGTCTTTTGACAAGCTGCTTCTGCACAG gactgacaacAGGACCTTGGTCCTGAGAAACAACACCCTGCTGCCCGTGGCCTGGCAGCTCAGTGGGCTGGATGACCTTGCTGAGGACTTCCCCTTGTCACGAGATAACGGCACCATTGATCCCTGCTCAGAGTTTGAAGTGACAGTGCATTTCAAGGCCGGGCAGCCTGGCAGCATTGAGAAGAGCCTCCAATTAGAG GTTTCAGATACAGAAAACATCCTGGGGATTGTTCAGACTGAAAACATCAAAATCTCTGCAGAAGTCTATGACATTCCTCTGAGCATCGACATCCCTGAAG GTCCAGATGGAAGCTTGGAATTTGGAACCATTAATGTCCTGGATAATGTGAAGAAAGTCCTGAGTCTGAAGAGCAAAGGGGTATACAACATTGAGTACAG TTTCATGCTGAAGGATGCAGGTCCCAGGATGCAAGACTTGGCATCCC TTACTGTTGAGCCTCAGTCAGGCATGCTGACTGCCTCCCAGTCTGGTGTGAATATTGAGATGCTCTTCCACCCCACAAGTGAAATTGTCCTCAAGAACAAGCCCATCCTGTACTGCCAG GTGATAGATGGCAGCTCAAGGGAAGGAGGCCAGGCTGTCGCCAACATCCCATTGAAGGTGTCAGCAAGAGCTGAGTACAGCAAGTACAGCGTTGAGCCTGCCTCACCCACCGACTTCGGTACCATGATCAAGGGCACCAGGAAGAGCCGGACTCTTGTGCTGAAGAACAAAGGCATGGTCAACTTCAAATTCCACATCCGCCAAGCAGACGAGGCTGCATCTGCATTGGAAAGAAAAAG TTCAAAGCAAGGGGAATCTGCTCCATCAGCTACAGAGCTCTCAACAGGAAGGAAATCAAGCTCCTCAACACAG GATCGCCTCATTCTTGGCATGTTCAAGGTGTCCCCCTGCTCTGGCTCTGTCCATCCGTGGGGCCAGCAGGTGATCAGAGTGGAATGCTTCGCCAGGCAAGAGGGGATATATGAGGAGCAGCTCTACATTGACATCACAGGAAGAGACCCCAAGGACAATCCCCTCGGCATTCCCTTTACCCTGATGGCCGAGTCCTACTTCCCAG CACTTGTTAAAGATGTCAAGTTAATCTTCAAGGAGTACCCGATCTGCAGCAGCACCAACTTCTGCCACGAGCTGCAGTCATTGAAAGGCGCGGGCCTGTTCATCAGAGATGAGAACAAATTCGTCTTCCACAAGGTTGTGGTTGGGCAAGAGGCTGAAGCTCATTTCAATATTTACAATGCAAGCCGTCTGCCATGTGATGTGGCCCTCTCCATCAAACCCCTGCCTGGAGAG gaaaaaaaccctatcgAAAGCATTTTCAAGGTGGATCCAGTCAAGATGTCCATTGCCGCCTCATCCTATGCTCTTGTGAAGGTGACCTTCACCCCACCAGACGAACAGGACTACGACTGCATTATCAAGGCTTCCCTTGTCATCCCAAAATGGTAA